A stretch of the Desulfovibrio sp. Huiquan2017 genome encodes the following:
- a CDS encoding glycosyltransferase family 2 protein — MTASTMVGVICTPPRNRRQPGLVSLVIPMFNERDGLDALFQEISKIQKDIASPLEVVCIDDGSSDGTFDALCQREEPYIRAFKFSRNFGKEVALSAGLDMCTGDVVIPVDADLQEPPTLIVQMLAEWRKGFDVVFAVRKNREHDTKSKRITAGLFYKVFNLISESKIPENSGDFRLMDKAVVDVIRRMPERNRFMKGLLTWPGFSTTEIYFDRPERHAGGSKWTPLKLLGLAVGGLISFSNLPLRIATICGGVVSTLAFFFAIYVVIRYLLLGDPVQGYASLMTAIAFFAGMQLLALGTLGEYIGRIYIESKRRPLYIISEIHDNMEE; from the coding sequence ATGACCGCATCAACTATGGTAGGCGTGATCTGCACCCCTCCCCGGAACCGCCGACAACCAGGATTGGTCAGTCTGGTCATCCCCATGTTCAACGAACGCGACGGGCTGGACGCTCTGTTCCAGGAAATTTCCAAAATCCAAAAGGACATCGCATCCCCCCTGGAGGTCGTCTGCATAGACGACGGGAGTTCGGACGGGACTTTCGATGCCCTCTGCCAACGGGAGGAACCCTATATCCGGGCATTCAAATTCTCCCGCAACTTCGGCAAGGAAGTGGCCCTTTCGGCGGGCCTGGATATGTGCACCGGCGACGTCGTCATCCCGGTCGATGCCGACCTGCAGGAGCCTCCGACACTGATCGTCCAGATGCTCGCGGAATGGCGCAAGGGCTTTGACGTGGTCTTTGCCGTACGCAAAAACCGCGAGCACGACACCAAAAGCAAACGAATCACTGCGGGCTTGTTCTACAAGGTCTTCAACCTGATCAGCGAATCCAAGATTCCGGAAAACTCCGGCGACTTCCGGCTCATGGACAAAGCGGTGGTTGATGTCATCCGCAGGATGCCCGAACGCAACCGATTCATGAAAGGGTTGCTTACGTGGCCCGGTTTCTCCACGACCGAGATATATTTCGACCGCCCGGAACGCCACGCCGGGGGCAGCAAGTGGACTCCCCTCAAACTGCTCGGCCTGGCCGTCGGCGGCCTGATCTCCTTTTCCAACCTCCCCCTGCGCATAGCGACCATCTGCGGGGGAGTAGTCTCGACACTGGCCTTCTTCTTCGCCATATACGTCGTCATCCGGTATCTGCTCCTCGGCGACCCGGTTCAGGGTTACGCCTCCCTGATGACCGCCATCGCCTTTTTCGCAGGGATGCAGTTGCTGGCCCTGGGCACGTTGGGCGAATACATCGGTAGAATTTACATCGAATCCAAACGTCGGCCTCTCTATATCATCTCCGAGATTCACGACAACATGGAAGAATAG
- a CDS encoding DUF6056 family protein encodes MMLLRRAGRGACAGRAQRRIQGKQSGHAGKMNKRILGVNILLFAYFLVLNFFQPLVSDDLCRGAAAALWNHTIWEHLVSDYMNWTGRMTAQLLAYVFLNAPLEGYLIPLFNVVNSFALAVFIFKTFRISTINSPKLSASPRFYVFYAAVMLLALYATRFLASALWKTGGLQYLWGLSILVSVAYSLLRARSESNGKAVLFFAVGLFIGNYNEIYFSSILIVAFAYALYATLSGTARNALSKSVYSFLFGDLIGGCVLIAAPGNYVRLGTVAHGGVSFWEKTVMLGRNLSHNQYLIYLFVVFVLFCVLSLRCCGGERKKTQLAAAIGAATLVLLYVQLLPIAHYDFDNRMFMFWTTVAIALIVSTCVQTGRIEAFFTRYGNAVLCVSIGLIVPFVLSTVHNYHDESVYSAKNMEIINAARERGAGTVILPRRGERDAMFRHGYFGGLSQDKNFWANKCAASYFGVGAIAIADDDRR; translated from the coding sequence ATGATGCTGCTACGACGTGCTGGACGAGGGGCGTGTGCAGGTCGCGCACAACGGCGGATTCAAGGCAAACAGAGCGGGCATGCCGGAAAAATGAACAAAAGAATACTCGGGGTGAACATCCTCTTGTTCGCCTATTTTCTGGTGCTCAATTTCTTCCAGCCCTTGGTGTCGGACGACCTCTGCCGGGGCGCGGCGGCTGCGCTCTGGAACCATACCATCTGGGAGCATCTCGTTAGTGATTACATGAACTGGACAGGCCGCATGACGGCCCAGCTGTTGGCATATGTCTTCCTGAACGCGCCGCTGGAGGGCTACCTCATTCCGTTGTTTAACGTCGTCAACAGTTTCGCCCTGGCGGTATTCATATTCAAGACGTTCAGGATTTCTACGATCAACAGTCCGAAACTGTCCGCCAGTCCCCGGTTCTACGTGTTTTATGCCGCCGTGATGCTCCTGGCTCTCTATGCGACGAGGTTCTTGGCCAGCGCCCTGTGGAAGACGGGCGGGTTGCAGTATCTATGGGGACTTTCGATACTGGTCAGCGTTGCGTACAGCCTGTTGCGGGCAAGGAGCGAGAGCAACGGCAAGGCTGTATTGTTCTTCGCTGTTGGCCTGTTCATAGGCAATTACAACGAAATATATTTTTCCTCCATACTCATCGTTGCCTTCGCATACGCATTGTACGCCACGCTGTCCGGAACCGCCCGAAATGCCCTGTCCAAGTCAGTGTATTCGTTCCTTTTTGGAGACCTCATCGGCGGCTGTGTACTGATCGCTGCGCCGGGTAATTACGTCCGGCTTGGAACGGTCGCCCATGGCGGGGTTTCCTTTTGGGAGAAGACGGTAATGCTGGGCAGGAATCTTTCGCACAATCAATACCTGATCTATCTATTCGTTGTGTTTGTCCTCTTTTGCGTCTTGAGCTTGCGTTGCTGCGGAGGGGAAAGGAAGAAGACGCAATTGGCCGCTGCCATTGGCGCCGCAACGCTTGTTCTTCTGTATGTACAGCTTCTTCCCATCGCGCATTATGATTTCGACAACCGCATGTTCATGTTCTGGACGACCGTGGCGATCGCGCTTATCGTCTCAACGTGCGTGCAGACCGGCAGAATCGAAGCGTTTTTCACCCGGTACGGGAATGCCGTCTTGTGCGTGTCTATCGGGCTGATTGTTCCTTTCGTATTGTCCACTGTGCATAATTATCATGATGAATCCGTATATAGCGCGAAAAATATGGAGATAATCAATGCAGCCAGGGAGCGGGGTGCCGGAACAGTGATTCTCCCGAGGCGCGGGGAGCGTGACGCCATGTTCCGCCACGGCTATTTTGGCGGGTTGTCCCAGGACAAGAATTTCTGGGCCAACAAATGCGCCGCCTCCTATTTCGGAGTTGGGGCAATAGCCATAGCCGATGATGATCGGCGTTGA
- a CDS encoding lysylphosphatidylglycerol synthase domain-containing protein, whose translation MSFLTTLAVTFVVAVRWPRLANLFGQTRLPLHRFFAVFAVTSFVSFILPKDWGDVGGRLVWSKQRADHSYAAAGTALFWDKVMDATVLFPILPACLVYFSLWTGLDRKPSGGNCLLGGAAIFWFASARAVQVMPYTLNWGLGLASKLPFLRNRVRPVDLPSLDRTACVKLFGMTCLKPVILAVQYLGFAYAPGLHFSVTTIFFATPVSQLAFVFSFTAGGLGVLEAGWFAALSLAGVSNPDIGLFLLGQRVYSIACMGVLAAATLLCSLAWKALKEGHR comes from the coding sequence CTGTCTTTCCTGACAACTCTGGCGGTCACGTTCGTGGTCGCTGTCAGATGGCCCCGGCTGGCGAATTTATTCGGCCAGACCCGGCTGCCTCTCCATCGTTTTTTTGCGGTCTTCGCCGTGACCTCGTTCGTCAGTTTCATTTTGCCCAAGGACTGGGGGGATGTCGGTGGGCGACTGGTCTGGTCGAAACAGCGGGCCGATCACAGCTATGCGGCGGCCGGGACAGCACTGTTTTGGGACAAAGTCATGGACGCCACCGTGCTTTTCCCTATTCTGCCGGCCTGTCTCGTCTATTTTTCCCTATGGACAGGTCTTGACCGCAAGCCTAGTGGTGGCAATTGTCTCCTGGGGGGGGCGGCCATATTCTGGTTCGCTTCGGCAAGAGCTGTTCAGGTCATGCCGTACACGCTCAATTGGGGCCTTGGACTCGCCTCGAAGCTGCCGTTTCTGAGAAATCGCGTCCGGCCCGTGGACCTGCCTTCCCTAGATCGGACCGCATGCGTCAAGTTGTTCGGCATGACTTGTCTGAAGCCTGTTATCCTGGCGGTTCAATATCTCGGATTCGCCTATGCCCCGGGACTGCATTTCTCGGTGACCACCATATTCTTCGCCACGCCAGTTTCCCAGTTGGCCTTCGTGTTTTCCTTTACTGCTGGTGGGTTGGGGGTGTTGGAAGCCGGTTGGTTTGCGGCCCTTTCGCTGGCGGGCGTCAGTAATCCCGATATAGGTCTGTTTCTCCTGGGCCAGCGGGTTTATTCCATCGCATGCATGGGTGTCTTGGCAGCGGCTACCCTTCTCTGTTCCCTTGCCTGGAAGGCTTTGAAAGAGGGGCACAGGTAG